A single Kryptolebias marmoratus isolate JLee-2015 linkage group LG7, ASM164957v2, whole genome shotgun sequence DNA region contains:
- the LOC108251717 gene encoding tripartite motif-containing protein 16, protein MDSRKVSCSICLDLLKDPVTIPCGHSYCMNCIKTCWDEEDQRRIHSCPQCRKDFIPRPVLVKSTMLAELVEELKKTGLQAAPADLCYAGPEDVSCDVCTERKLKAVKSCLVCLASYCEKHLQPHHEAPPLQKHQLVEPSKKLQENICPRHDEVMKIFCRTDQQCICYLCFMDEHKGHETVSAAAGRAEKQKELEASRQQIQQRIQDRQKDVKLLQQEVEAINVSADKTVEDSEKTFTQLIRLIQKRSSDVKQQLRSQQETEVSRVKELQEKLEQEITELKRKDAELEQLSHTEDHNQFLHNYPSVSALSESTHSSSIKSRPRRHFEDVTAAVEELRDKLQDVLRDMWTDISLRVSEVDVLLPQPEPKTRDGFLKYSQEITLDPNTANRYLLLSEGNRKVTLMEQQQSYPDHPDRFTYYYQVLSRESLTGRCYWEVEWSGRGVCVAVAYKDIRRAGSSDDCEFGFNDKSWALYCDTNSYEFWYNNARTPVSGPGSSRVGVYQDHRAGVLSFYSVSETMTLLHRVQTTFTQPLHAGVWVFNKGSTAEFINLK, encoded by the coding sequence ATGGATTCAAGAAAAGTCTCTTGTTCGATCTGTTTGGATCTCCTGAAGGATCCGGTGACTATTCCCTGTGGACACAGCTACTGTATGAACTGTATTAAAACCTGTTGGGATGAAGAGGATCAGAGGAGAATCCACAGCTGTCCTCAGTGCAGGAAGGACTTCATACCAAGGCCTGTTCTGGTGAAAAGCACCATGTTAGCAGAGttggtggaggagctgaagaagactGGACTCCAAGCTGCTCCAGCTGATCTCTGCTATGCTGGACCTGAAGATGTGTCCTGTGATGTCTgcactgagaggaaactgaaggCTGTCAAGTCCTGTCTGGTCTGTTTGGCCTCTTACTGTGAGAAACACCTCCAACCTCACCATGAAGCTCCACCGTTACAGAAACACCAGCTGGTGGAGCCCTCCAAGAAGCTCCAGGAGAACATCTGCCCTCGTCATGATGAGGTGATGAAGATTTTCTGTCGTACTGATCAGCAGTGTATCTGTTATCTCTGCTTCATGGATGAACATAAAGGACATGAAacagtctcagctgcagcaggaagagctgAGAAGCAGAAGGAGCTCGAGGCGAGTCGACAACAAATCCAGCAGAGAATCCAGGACCGACAGAAAGATGTGAAGCTGCTCCAACAGGAGGTGGAGGCCATCAATGtctctgctgataaaacagtGGAGGACAGTGAGAAGACCTTCACTCAGCTGATCCGTCTCATCCAGAAAAGAAGCTCTgatgtgaagcagcagctcagatcccagcaggaaactgaagtgAGTCGAGTCAAAGAgcttcaggagaagctggagcaggagatcactgagctgaagaggaaagacgccgagctggagcagctctcacacacagaggatCACAACCAGTTTCTCCACAACTACCCCTCAGTGTCAGCACTCAGTGAGTCTACACACTCATCCAGCATCAAGAGTCGTCCTCGGAGACACTTTGAGGACgtgacagcagctgtggaggagctcagagacaaactACAGGACGTCCTGAGGGACATGTGGACAGACATCTCACTGAGAGTCTCTGAAGTGGACGTTTTACTGCCACaaccagaaccaaagaccaGAGATGGattcttaaaatattcacaagaAATCACTCTggatccaaacacagcaaacagataTCTGTTGTTATCTGAGGGGAACAGAAAAGTAACATTAATGGAACAACAACAGTCTTATCCTGATCATCCAGACAGATTCACTTATTATTATCAGGTTCTGAGCAGAGAGAGTCTGACCGGACGTTGTTACTGGGAGGTGGAGTGGAGCGGGAGAGGGGTCTGTGTTGCAGTCGCCTACAAGGATATCAGGAGAGCAGGAAGTTCAGATGATTGTGAATTTGGATTCAATGACAAATCCTGGGCCTTATATTGTGACACAAACAGTTATGAATTTTGGTACAATAATGCCCGTACTCCAgtctcaggtcctggttcctccAGAGTCGGAGTGTACCAGGACCACAGAGCAGGTGTTCTGTCTTTCTACAGCGTCTCTGAAACCATGACTCTcctccacagagtccagaccacATTCACTCAGCCGCTCCACGCTGGGGTTTGGGTTTTTAATAAAGGATCAACTGCTGAGTTCATTAACCTGAAATAG
- the LOC108251714 gene encoding broad substrate specificity ATP-binding cassette transporter ABCG2-like: MFHFKELCDLRQQQDEQINISQTSVSSSLQIFAGLLVNVSSIVGWLSWLKYFSIPGYGLSALQINEFTGLNFCSGLNNTDIPPVISCTGEAYLEKQGIDYSTWGLWQNHLALIIMIFCFLSIAYLKLRFIKKFT, translated from the exons atgtttcattttaaagagcTGTGTGACCTCAGACAACAACAAGACGAGCAGATAAATATCTCTCAgacttctgtttcttcttctctgcagatCTTTGCTGGCCTGCTGGTGAATGTTTCTTCCATCGTCGGCTGGCTCAGCTGGTTAAAGTACTTCAGTATACCCGGATACGGTTTAAGC GCTCTGCAGATTAATGAGTTCACCGGGCTGAACTTCTGTTCGGGGTTAAACAACACCGACATCCCTCCAGTCATCTc GTGTACGGGGGAGGCGTACCTGGAGAAGCAGGGCATCGATTACTCCACCTGGGGTCTGTGGCAGAACCACCTGGCTCTGATCATCATGATCTTCTGCTTCCTCTCCATTGCCTACCTCAAACTGCGCTTCATCAAGAAGTTCACCTGA